CTAGTTCTTTTCGAGCACCACGGCGGTGCCGTTTGCGGTGACCGCAAAGAGGAAGGGGAGATACAGGGTGCCGCCGGAACTGGTTGCGGTTTCGGGATCCATGGTCAGGTAATCGAAATCCACGCCGATCACGG
This Arthrobacter sp. zg-Y20 DNA region includes the following protein-coding sequences:
- a CDS encoding heavy metal-binding domain-containing protein, whose protein sequence is MNKSVGADLLAGLSDIRQTALAKLKEEAYALGCNAVIGVDFDYLTMDPETATSSGGTLYLPFLFAVTANGTAVVLEKN